In Leifsonia sp. AK011, the genomic stretch CTGAGCGGCCCGCAGAACGGCATGGCCGACCCTGAGGGCAACCACCTGCTCGTGCTCGCCCGACGCGAGGAGGGGTACCACCGTCTCGCCTCGGCGATCACCGCCGGTCAACTGGCCGGTGGCGAGAAGGGCCGGCCGGTGTACCGGCTCGAGGAGCTGGCCGAGCAGGCGGACGGCCACTGGATGATCCTGACGGGATGCCGCAAGGGGGCCGTGCGCAGGGCACTGGGTATCAGCGTTCCCGATGCCGCCGCAGCAGGTGCCGAACTCGACCGCCTCGTCGACCTGTTCGGGCCAGACCATGTCGTCGTGGAACTCTTCGACCACGGCGATCCGCTCGACAGTGCCCGCAACGACGCCCTGGCGCACCTCGCGAGCGAGCGCGGACTGCGCGTCGTCGCGACCAACAACGCCCACTACGCCTCCCCCGACAGCCACCACCTGCACGCGGCCCTCGCCGCAGTACGCGCGCGGCGCAGCCTCGACGAGCTCGACGGCTGGCTTCCGGCCGCAGGTCAGGCACACCTGCGCTCCGGGGCGGAGATGGCCGAGCGGTTCCGCCGCTACCCGGGTGCCGTCGAGAACACGGTGACGATCGCCGACGAGCTCTCCTTCGAGCTGCGTCGCGCCAAGCCGGCGCTCCCCGACCAGGAGGTGCCCGAGGGGCATACCCCCGCGAGCTACCTGCGCGAACTGGTGTGGGAGGGCATCGAGCAGCGCGGCATGGTACTGACGGAGCAGATCAGGGCGCGCATCCACCACGAGCTCGACATCATCGAGGAGAAGAGTTTTCCCGGATACTTCCTCATCGTGTGGGACATCGTGCGGGAGTCGAGGAGCCGCGGGATCCTGTGTCAGGGTCGGGGCTCTGCCGCGGCATCCGTCGTCTGCTACCTGCTCGGCATCACGGCTGTCGACCCGATCCGGTACAAGCTGCCGTTCGAGCGCTTCATCTCCACGATGCGCGAGGAGGAGCCCGACATCGATGTGGACTTCGAGTCCGACCGGCGCGAGGAGATCATCCAGTACGTCTTCGACAAGTACGGGCGACGTAATGCCGCGCAGGTGTGCAACGTCATCCAGTACCGGCCGAAGGCCGCGGTGCGCGACATGGCGCGGGCGCTCGGCTACTCGCCGGGCCAACAGGATGCCTGGTCCAAGCAGGTTGAGAGGTGGACTCCCCTGCCCGACCAGCCGGAGACCGACCACGACATCCCCGACCAGGTGATCTCGCTCGCGCTCGAGGCCATGAAGTTCCCCAGGCACCTCGGCATCCATTCGGGCGGCATGGTGCTCACCAAGCGCCCGGTCGGCGAGGTGGTGCCCGTCGAGCACGCACGCAAGGAGAAGCGCACGGTGCTGCAGTGGGACAAGGATGACTGCGCCTGGATGGGTCTCGTCAAGTTCGACCTGCTCGGCCTCGGCATGCTCTCGGCGCTGCGGTACTGCTTCGAGATCGTCGAGGAGACGCTCGGTGAGAAGCTCGACCTCGACACGATCCCCAAGGAGGAGCAGGGCGTCTACGACCAGTTGTGTCGGGCTGATGCGATCGGCGTGTTCCAGGTGGAGAGTCGGGCCCAGCTGGGGCTCCTCCCCCGCCTGCAACCCCGCGAGTTCTACCACCTCGTCGTGGAGATCGCGCTCGTGCGGCCCGGCCCCATCCAGGGTGGGGCGGTGCATCCCTACGTCCGTCGCAAGATGGGCCAGGAACCCGTGAGCTACGTGCACCCGAACCTCGTCGAGCCGCTCGAACGCACGCTCGGCGTGCCGATCTTCCAGGAGCAGCTCATGCAGATCGCGGTCGCTGTCGGCGGATGCACGCCGGACGATGCCGACCTGCTGCGTCGGGCCATGGGCTCCAAACGCGGTGTCGAGAAGATCGAGAAGCT encodes the following:
- a CDS encoding error-prone DNA polymerase; protein product: MGWNNPPVSWSEFERRLTDVSRPGSAPPPGADGGDSPAWSYKRKAYVPPEVPRQDAATLVPYAELHAHSSFSFLDGATMPEMMAEEAARLGLHALALTDHDGLYGTVRMAEAAAELGLATIIGAELSLGLSGPQNGMADPEGNHLLVLARREEGYHRLASAITAGQLAGGEKGRPVYRLEELAEQADGHWMILTGCRKGAVRRALGISVPDAAAAGAELDRLVDLFGPDHVVVELFDHGDPLDSARNDALAHLASERGLRVVATNNAHYASPDSHHLHAALAAVRARRSLDELDGWLPAAGQAHLRSGAEMAERFRRYPGAVENTVTIADELSFELRRAKPALPDQEVPEGHTPASYLRELVWEGIEQRGMVLTEQIRARIHHELDIIEEKSFPGYFLIVWDIVRESRSRGILCQGRGSAAASVVCYLLGITAVDPIRYKLPFERFISTMREEEPDIDVDFESDRREEIIQYVFDKYGRRNAAQVCNVIQYRPKAAVRDMARALGYSPGQQDAWSKQVERWTPLPDQPETDHDIPDQVISLALEAMKFPRHLGIHSGGMVLTKRPVGEVVPVEHARKEKRTVLQWDKDDCAWMGLVKFDLLGLGMLSALRYCFEIVEETLGEKLDLDTIPKEEQGVYDQLCRADAIGVFQVESRAQLGLLPRLQPREFYHLVVEIALVRPGPIQGGAVHPYVRRKMGQEPVSYVHPNLVEPLERTLGVPIFQEQLMQIAVAVGGCTPDDADLLRRAMGSKRGVEKIEKLRDKLYAGMAENGITGEAADQIYGGIQAFAGFGFAESHALSFGLLVYASAWLRLHYPGAFLAALLRAQPMGFYSPQSLVADARRHGVEVLRPDIQRSMANAALEPLTPVPEEGEARLEGQPGPNGDPHCLDREQPPVGPFDRSAPFDTRDHRRDGAYSVRLGLDEVSGISEAVAIRIVEERQQHGEFRDMNDLVRRTGLLTAQLEALAAAGAFECFGHTTREALWNAGNAAQDRPEFLAGTIVSVQPPLFAMPNEVETMMNDLWATGISTDSHPVAHLRSALREQGILSADDLVTAESGRRVRVAGVVTHRQRPATASGITFVNLEDETGFVNVICSVGLWGRYRRVVREAPALVIRGTLERSPEGVINLVADQVEHLGMVPRTRSRDFR